The following proteins come from a genomic window of Candidatus Hinthialibacter antarcticus:
- a CDS encoding NCS2 family permease: MFERWFHLADNQTTIQREVLGGLTTFFTLSYIIFMQPALLSLAGMDMGAVMAATCISSAIACLIMGLYANYPIALAPGVGPNVFFAITVCMGMSIPWQTALGAVFISGLLFLALTACGLRRMIMNIIPQSMKIAIGAGIGLMICLLGFQWGGVVVDDQAVLIGIGRLTSPSVLVSGAGLLTAIVLLALEVRSAILVGMIVSTGVGLYFGMFTYQGFLDAPPSIMPTLMQMDVMAALNLGFLSIIFVFFIVDLFDTIGTLVGVAELGGFMKDGELPRANQALFADAAGTTIGAMLGTSTVTSYVESSAGISSGARTGLASVVTAALFIAALFFSPLVKMLGSGVESTTGATVYPAIAPALIIVGFLMMRSVKMVPWDDITEAMPAFLTIVMIAFSFSITEGIAFGFISYTLLKSVTGKFKDIHPLMAILSVIFVFRYFFMTI; this comes from the coding sequence ATGTTCGAGCGCTGGTTTCATCTTGCAGACAACCAAACCACCATTCAGCGTGAAGTCTTAGGCGGACTAACAACCTTTTTTACTCTGTCATACATCATCTTCATGCAACCGGCCCTGCTCTCGCTCGCGGGGATGGACATGGGCGCGGTCATGGCGGCGACGTGCATCTCCTCCGCCATCGCTTGCCTCATCATGGGGCTGTACGCCAACTATCCCATCGCGCTCGCGCCCGGCGTCGGGCCGAACGTATTCTTCGCCATCACCGTCTGTATGGGGATGAGCATCCCCTGGCAAACCGCGCTCGGCGCCGTATTCATCAGCGGCCTTCTTTTTCTGGCGCTGACGGCGTGCGGACTGCGCCGCATGATAATGAACATCATTCCGCAATCCATGAAAATCGCCATCGGCGCGGGAATCGGCCTGATGATCTGCCTGCTGGGGTTTCAATGGGGCGGCGTCGTAGTCGACGACCAAGCGGTCTTGATCGGCATTGGACGCCTGACTTCACCCAGCGTGCTTGTGTCCGGCGCAGGGCTGTTAACTGCCATCGTATTGCTTGCGCTGGAAGTCCGCAGCGCCATCCTGGTCGGCATGATCGTCTCGACCGGCGTCGGCCTCTACTTCGGCATGTTCACCTATCAGGGGTTCTTGGATGCGCCGCCCTCCATCATGCCGACGCTCATGCAAATGGACGTCATGGCGGCGCTTAATTTGGGCTTTCTCAGCATTATTTTCGTCTTCTTTATTGTGGATTTATTCGACACCATTGGTACGCTGGTCGGCGTTGCTGAACTGGGCGGATTTATGAAAGACGGCGAACTGCCCCGCGCCAATCAAGCGTTATTCGCCGACGCAGCAGGCACCACCATCGGCGCCATGTTGGGAACATCGACCGTCACCAGTTACGTCGAATCATCCGCCGGCATCAGTTCCGGCGCGCGCACCGGACTCGCCAGCGTAGTGACGGCGGCGCTGTTTATCGCTGCGCTGTTTTTCTCGCCGCTAGTGAAGATGCTGGGCAGCGGGGTTGAATCCACCACCGGCGCGACCGTGTATCCCGCCATTGCGCCCGCACTGATTATCGTCGGCTTTCTGATGATGCGCTCAGTGAAGATGGTCCCCTGGGACGATATCACCGAAGCGATGCCCGCGTTTCTCACCATCGTGATGATCGCGTTTAGTTTTTCGATTACAGAGGGAATCGCATTCGGCTTTATCAGTTATACGTTGCTGAAATCCGTGACGGGAAAATTCAAAGACATTCATCCACTGATGGCGATTTTGTCTGTGATCTTCGTCTTCCGCTATTTCTTTATGACGATTTAG
- a CDS encoding STAS domain-containing protein — translation MIDARKRDVDGVTVLDISGTLDMDGFNLLKEKLQEVRQSGSVKIVLNLERLHSVQSTVLDGMLTPIRALTMMKGKIALTTMNESVHRVMKTSRFYEHVIVADSVEEAVADLNV, via the coding sequence ATGATTGATGCGCGTAAACGTGATGTGGACGGAGTTACTGTGCTTGATATTTCAGGCACTCTCGATATGGACGGGTTTAATTTGCTGAAAGAAAAATTACAAGAAGTCCGGCAATCCGGCTCTGTTAAAATTGTGTTGAACCTGGAACGACTCCATTCAGTGCAAAGCACCGTTTTGGACGGCATGTTGACGCCCATTCGCGCATTGACCATGATGAAGGGAAAAATTGCGCTTACAACAATGAATGAGTCCGTCCATCGCGTAATGAAAACGTCCCGCTTTTATGAACACGTGATCGTGGCGGATTCTGTCGAAGAGGCTGTTGCTGACTTGAACGTGTAG